A genomic region of Candidatus Hydrogenedentota bacterium contains the following coding sequences:
- a CDS encoding aldehyde dehydrogenase family protein yields MSSTTENTPVQEERPVIVVCNPRNGEELYRVEEPTAAEVDRVYERAHAAYVKLRKMSVGQRLDEARKLKGYLIKNRRSIAEKISAETGKSLFDALTLEVFPAVDLINYYEKHAERMLRDQKVPTPIMLFGKTSKVVYEPLGPVLIISPWNYPFNLSFLPVMCAFLAGNPVILKPSKETPLRGLLEEIIAGSGFMADAIQVVYASRKTANLLIDKKPAKIFFTGSVGVGKKVMARAADLLVPVELELGGKDPMIVFDDVNIERTVNGALWAGMCNCGQTCTSVERIFVQDTIYEPFLKMLKEKAENIVTLNHPKGRANEEDLTMGCMTADFQIREIEEQLEKSTAMGAKIVTGGKREPGSHVFPPTIVTNVTNDMPIQWNETFGPVVTVTPFKTEEEAVQMANDSPYGLASSVWSRDLVRADRVARALVTGNVSINNAMVTLGNPALPFGGVNDSGFGRYKGHFGLHSFSNIKSIMVDRQSSRIEAYWFPYSPKKFALLMQIFDTAFEKGPIGMLKTAWIGLKLELLSRKNRL; encoded by the coding sequence ATGAGCAGCACCACGGAAAACACCCCCGTCCAGGAAGAGCGACCGGTTATCGTTGTCTGCAATCCCCGCAACGGGGAGGAACTGTACCGGGTGGAGGAGCCCACTGCCGCCGAGGTGGACCGGGTCTACGAGCGCGCCCATGCGGCCTACGTCAAACTGCGCAAAATGTCCGTGGGCCAGCGGCTGGACGAGGCGCGCAAGCTGAAGGGGTACCTCATCAAGAACCGGCGGTCCATCGCGGAGAAGATTTCTGCCGAGACGGGCAAAAGCCTCTTTGACGCCCTGACCCTCGAGGTCTTCCCGGCGGTGGACCTCATCAACTACTACGAAAAACACGCCGAGCGCATGCTCAGGGACCAGAAAGTGCCGACACCGATCATGCTTTTCGGCAAGACCTCGAAGGTGGTCTACGAGCCCCTCGGCCCGGTGCTCATCATTTCCCCGTGGAATTACCCCTTCAACCTCTCCTTCCTGCCCGTGATGTGCGCGTTTCTGGCGGGGAACCCGGTCATCCTGAAACCCTCGAAGGAGACCCCGCTCAGGGGGCTGCTGGAGGAGATCATCGCCGGGAGCGGGTTCATGGCCGACGCCATCCAGGTGGTCTACGCCAGCCGGAAGACGGCCAACCTCCTGATTGACAAAAAGCCCGCGAAAATCTTTTTCACCGGCAGCGTGGGCGTCGGGAAAAAGGTCATGGCCCGCGCCGCCGACCTGCTGGTGCCCGTCGAGCTGGAATTGGGCGGCAAGGACCCCATGATCGTCTTCGACGACGTGAACATCGAGCGCACGGTCAACGGCGCGCTCTGGGCGGGCATGTGCAACTGCGGCCAGACCTGCACCTCCGTCGAGCGCATCTTCGTCCAGGACACCATCTACGAGCCCTTCCTGAAGATGCTCAAGGAGAAGGCCGAGAACATCGTCACCCTCAACCACCCCAAGGGCCGGGCCAACGAGGAGGACCTGACGATGGGGTGCATGACCGCCGATTTCCAAATCAGGGAAATCGAGGAGCAGCTCGAAAAGTCCACGGCCATGGGCGCGAAAATCGTCACCGGCGGAAAGCGCGAACCGGGCTCGCACGTCTTCCCCCCGACCATCGTCACAAACGTCACGAACGACATGCCCATCCAGTGGAACGAGACCTTCGGCCCCGTGGTCACCGTCACCCCCTTCAAGACCGAGGAGGAGGCCGTCCAAATGGCCAACGACTCGCCCTACGGCCTGGCCTCCAGCGTGTGGTCCCGCGACCTGGTCCGGGCCGACCGGGTCGCCCGCGCCCTGGTCACGGGCAACGTGTCCATCAACAACGCCATGGTCACCCTGGGCAACCCGGCCCTGCCTTTCGGCGGCGTCAACGACAGCGGCTTCGGGCGTTACAAGGGCCATTTCGGCCTGCACTCCTTCTCGAACATCAAGTCCATCATGGTGGACCGCCAGAGTTCCCGCATCGAGGCCTACTGGTTCCCCTACTCGCCGAAGAAGTTCGCCCTGCTCATGCAGATTTTCGACACGGCCTTCGAGAAGGGGCCGATTGGAATGCTGAAGACCGCCTGGATAGGGCTGAAACTGGAACTGCTCAGCCGGAAAAACCGGCTGTAG
- the sufB gene encoding Fe-S cluster assembly protein SufB, with translation MTEPRKELETAAYAGSRVERSNREVAELAGGEYKYGWTTDIESDTFAKGLNEDVIRALSARKQEPEWMLEWRLKAYHAWLRMEDPDWAKVQYETPDFQDISYYSAPKKKPQLKSMDEVDPQLLETFEKLGIPLDERKRLANVAVDAVFDSVSVATTHKDILAKKGIIFCPISEAVREHPELVQKYLGSVVPAGDNFYAALNSAVFSDGSFVYIPKGVKCPMDLSTYFRINASDTGQFERTLIIADEGAEVRYLEGCTAPMRDENQLHAAVVELIAHKDASIRYATVQNWYAGDEEGRGGIYNFVTKRGKCEGENAHISWTQVETGSAITWKYPSCLLMGDNSVGEFYSVALTKGRQQADTGTKMIHLGRNTRSTVISKTISAGRSDNSYRGLVRVMPKAANARNYTQCDSLLMGNRCGAHTFPYIDVRNASASVEHEASTSKISEDQLFYCQSRGISPEDAISMVVNGFCKEVFDHLPMEFAVEASRLLAVSLEGSVG, from the coding sequence ATGACCGAACCGCGCAAAGAGCTGGAGACCGCCGCCTACGCGGGCAGCCGCGTGGAGCGGAGCAACCGCGAGGTGGCGGAGCTCGCCGGGGGCGAATACAAATACGGCTGGACCACGGACATCGAGTCGGACACTTTTGCCAAAGGGCTGAACGAGGACGTGATCCGGGCGCTGTCCGCGCGCAAGCAGGAGCCGGAATGGATGCTGGAGTGGCGGCTGAAGGCGTACCACGCCTGGCTGCGGATGGAGGACCCGGACTGGGCCAAGGTCCAGTATGAGACCCCGGATTTCCAGGACATCAGCTACTATTCCGCGCCGAAGAAAAAGCCGCAGTTGAAAAGCATGGACGAGGTGGACCCGCAACTGCTCGAGACTTTCGAGAAGCTGGGCATCCCCTTGGACGAGCGGAAGCGCCTGGCGAACGTGGCGGTGGACGCCGTGTTTGACAGCGTGTCCGTGGCCACAACGCACAAGGACATCCTCGCCAAGAAGGGCATCATCTTCTGCCCCATCTCCGAGGCGGTGCGCGAGCATCCCGAACTGGTCCAAAAGTACCTGGGCTCCGTGGTGCCCGCGGGCGACAACTTCTACGCCGCGCTCAACTCGGCGGTGTTCAGCGACGGCTCCTTTGTGTACATCCCCAAGGGCGTGAAATGCCCCATGGACCTGTCCACCTACTTCCGGATCAACGCTTCGGACACGGGGCAGTTTGAGCGGACGCTGATCATCGCGGACGAGGGCGCCGAGGTGCGCTATCTCGAGGGCTGCACGGCGCCCATGCGGGACGAGAACCAGCTCCACGCCGCGGTGGTGGAGCTGATCGCGCACAAGGACGCCTCCATCCGCTACGCGACGGTGCAGAACTGGTACGCGGGCGACGAGGAGGGGCGGGGCGGCATCTACAACTTTGTGACGAAGCGCGGGAAATGCGAGGGCGAGAACGCGCACATCTCCTGGACCCAGGTGGAGACGGGGTCGGCCATCACCTGGAAGTACCCGAGCTGCCTGCTTATGGGCGACAACTCGGTGGGCGAGTTCTACTCCGTGGCCCTGACCAAGGGCCGCCAGCAGGCGGACACGGGGACGAAGATGATTCACCTGGGCCGGAACACGCGCAGCACGGTCATCTCGAAGACCATCTCGGCAGGGCGGAGCGACAACTCCTACCGGGGCCTGGTCCGGGTGATGCCCAAGGCGGCGAACGCCCGGAATTACACCCAGTGCGACAGCCTGCTGATGGGCAACCGGTGCGGCGCGCACACCTTCCCCTACATAGACGTGCGGAACGCCTCCGCCTCGGTCGAGCATGAGGCGTCCACCTCGAAAATAAGCGAAGACCAGTTGTTCTACTGCCAGTCGCGGGGCATCAGCCCGGAGGACGCCATCTCGATGGTGGTCAACGGCTTCTGCAAGGAAGTCTTCGACCACCTGCCGATGGAGTTCGCCGTGGAGGCGTCGCGTCTGCTGGCGGTGAGCCTGGAAGGGAGCGTCGGATAA
- the sufC gene encoding Fe-S cluster assembly ATPase SufC, protein MLDIQNLHASVAGNEILKGISLQVNEGEVHAIMGPNGSGKSTLAQVLAGHEAYDVDLEKSRVSFLGQDLLDLPAEERARAGLFLAFQYPVEIAGITNSYFLQAAVNEIRKSRGMEELDAMDFAGLLAEKMRLINIDPVFAERFVNAGFSGGEKKRNEILQLAVMEPRLAILDETDSGLDIDALRIVSEGVNRLRSPHRAFILVTHYQRLLDYIVPDFVHVLYKGRIVKSGGRDLALELEEKGYDWIKAETAAV, encoded by the coding sequence CTGCTGGACATCCAAAACCTGCACGCCTCGGTGGCGGGCAATGAAATCCTCAAAGGGATCAGCCTTCAGGTGAACGAGGGCGAGGTGCACGCCATCATGGGGCCGAACGGCTCCGGGAAGAGCACTTTGGCCCAGGTGCTCGCGGGCCACGAGGCCTACGATGTGGACCTGGAGAAGAGCAGAGTCTCCTTTCTGGGCCAGGACCTGCTCGACCTTCCCGCCGAGGAGCGCGCCCGCGCGGGGCTTTTCCTCGCCTTCCAGTACCCGGTGGAGATTGCGGGGATCACGAACAGCTACTTCCTGCAGGCGGCGGTGAACGAAATTCGGAAGAGCCGCGGCATGGAGGAGTTGGACGCGATGGACTTCGCCGGCCTGCTCGCGGAAAAGATGCGGCTCATCAACATAGACCCCGTCTTCGCGGAGCGCTTTGTGAACGCGGGCTTCTCGGGCGGCGAGAAGAAGCGCAACGAAATTCTGCAGCTTGCGGTGATGGAGCCGCGTCTGGCCATACTCGACGAGACGGACTCGGGGCTTGACATAGACGCCCTGCGCATCGTTTCGGAGGGCGTAAACCGGCTGCGCAGCCCGCACCGGGCCTTCATCCTGGTCACGCACTACCAGCGGCTCCTGGACTACATCGTCCCCGACTTCGTGCACGTCCTCTACAAGGGGCGCATCGTGAAATCGGGCGGGCGCGACCTCGCGCTGGAGCTCGAGGAAAAGGGCTACGACTGGATCAAGGCCGAAACGGCCGCGGTCTGA
- the sufD gene encoding Fe-S cluster assembly protein SufD: MANATAQATTERGRGKTGYFRDMERIDRAAGPAWLNTLRDRGAALFMEAPFPHTKMEEWRQTNIATLVETAYSSVVAGDDRAAAAPDDAAPHLLGGCAAELVFVDGLFRPELSVAGALPTGVTAGSLRDACRNDGAKTVRTRLGSCLRARNAFTALNTAFLDDGAFLHLAPGVELRESVHFVFLSARTAPEQAAHPRVLMVLEANARASVVMTHAALPGAEAYFNNVVEEIVLGDGASLVRQEVVAEGATGRRLGTTEARLSRDSRLESHTVTLSGALVRSQIMVHLAGPGGSAHLNGLYLNGGDNLVNHDLGVLHDADHCASRITYKGVLGGESRSVFTGKVHVLPHAQQTDSMQLNNNLLLSDAAKVDTKPQLEIYADDVKCTHGATAGPPPEDIIFYFRSRGVCEKTARGMLTYGFAGDIVGQIPDGALRMRVDRVVFNRFRPEG, translated from the coding sequence GTGGCAAACGCGACAGCACAGGCGACAACGGAACGGGGCCGGGGCAAGACCGGCTATTTCCGGGACATGGAACGAATTGACCGGGCCGCCGGGCCGGCGTGGCTGAACACCCTGCGCGACCGGGGCGCGGCGCTCTTCATGGAGGCCCCCTTTCCCCACACAAAAATGGAGGAGTGGCGGCAGACGAACATCGCAACCCTGGTGGAGACGGCCTATTCCAGCGTGGTGGCCGGGGATGACAGGGCCGCGGCGGCGCCGGATGACGCCGCGCCGCACCTGCTGGGCGGCTGCGCCGCCGAACTGGTCTTCGTGGACGGCCTGTTCCGCCCGGAACTCTCCGTGGCGGGCGCGCTTCCCACGGGGGTGACGGCGGGCAGCCTGCGCGACGCCTGCCGTAACGACGGCGCGAAAACGGTGCGGACCCGTCTCGGCTCGTGCCTGCGCGCGCGAAACGCGTTCACGGCGCTGAACACGGCATTCCTGGACGACGGCGCGTTCCTGCACCTGGCGCCGGGCGTCGAACTTCGTGAATCCGTCCATTTTGTCTTTTTGTCCGCGCGCACGGCGCCGGAACAGGCGGCGCATCCGCGCGTCCTGATGGTGCTGGAGGCGAACGCCCGCGCGTCGGTCGTGATGACCCACGCCGCGCTGCCGGGCGCGGAGGCGTATTTCAACAACGTGGTGGAGGAGATTGTGCTGGGCGACGGCGCGTCGCTCGTCCGGCAGGAGGTGGTGGCGGAGGGCGCGACGGGGCGGCGGCTGGGCACCACGGAGGCGCGGCTGAGCCGCGACAGCCGCCTGGAGTCCCACACGGTGACGCTGTCCGGCGCGCTGGTGCGGAGCCAGATCATGGTCCATCTCGCGGGACCGGGCGGCTCGGCCCACCTGAACGGCCTGTACCTGAACGGCGGCGACAATCTGGTGAACCATGACCTGGGCGTCCTGCACGACGCGGACCACTGCGCCAGCCGCATCACCTACAAGGGCGTGCTGGGCGGCGAGAGCCGGTCGGTGTTCACGGGCAAGGTGCATGTGCTCCCCCACGCCCAGCAGACCGACTCGATGCAGTTGAACAACAACCTGCTGCTTTCGGACGCGGCGAAGGTGGACACCAAACCGCAACTGGAGATATACGCGGACGACGTGAAATGCACGCACGGCGCCACGGCGGGCCCGCCGCCGGAGGACATCATCTTCTATTTCCGGAGCCGGGGCGTGTGTGAGAAGACCGCGCGGGGTATGTTAACCTACGGTTTTGCCGGCGACATCGTGGGCCAAATCCCGGACGGGGCCCTGCGCATGCGCGTGGACCGCGTGGTCTTCAACCGTTTCCGTCCGGAGGGATGA
- a CDS encoding cysteine desulfurase — MAATATKQEPPAGDAAPYDVERVRADFPILSRKVRGHDLAYLDNAATTQKPRTVIDAVSRFYEQDNANVHRGVHYLSQRATDLYEEARHKVNRFMGATVGCETIFTRGATEAINLVANSYGRGLVGPGDEVLVSFMEHHSNIVPWQMLCEATGATLRVIPMSHDGELLLDEYDRLLNGNTKIVAVTHVSNALGTVNPVPEICRKAHDQGARVLVDGAQSAPHIPIDMQALGADFFVCSGHKMYGPTGVGVLYGRAECLDRMPPWQGGGDMILSVSFEKTVYARIPNKFEAGTPPIAEVIGLGAAVDYLNALGMENVAAHEHDLLECALAALRDVPGVTVIGNARHRAGVVSFVMDCAHPHDIGQLLDAEGVAVRAGHHCAQPVMRHYGLPATARASFGLYNTRAEVDALVRGLHRVREMFA, encoded by the coding sequence ATGGCTGCAACAGCCACAAAACAGGAACCGCCGGCGGGGGACGCCGCGCCGTATGACGTTGAACGGGTCCGCGCCGATTTCCCCATCTTGTCGCGAAAGGTGCGCGGGCACGATTTGGCCTATTTGGACAACGCCGCCACCACCCAGAAACCCCGGACGGTGATTGACGCCGTCAGCCGCTTCTACGAGCAGGACAACGCCAACGTCCACCGGGGCGTCCACTACCTCAGCCAGCGGGCCACGGACCTCTACGAGGAGGCCCGGCACAAGGTGAACCGGTTCATGGGCGCGACGGTCGGCTGCGAGACCATCTTCACCCGCGGCGCGACGGAGGCCATCAACCTGGTCGCCAACAGCTACGGGCGCGGCCTGGTGGGTCCGGGCGACGAGGTGCTGGTGTCCTTCATGGAGCACCACTCCAACATCGTGCCCTGGCAGATGCTCTGCGAGGCCACGGGGGCGACGCTCCGGGTCATCCCGATGAGCCATGACGGGGAGCTGCTCCTGGACGAGTATGACCGGCTGCTGAACGGAAACACCAAAATCGTGGCGGTGACCCATGTGTCCAACGCGTTGGGAACGGTGAACCCGGTTCCGGAAATCTGCCGGAAAGCCCACGACCAGGGCGCCCGCGTGCTGGTGGACGGGGCGCAGAGCGCGCCGCACATCCCGATAGACATGCAGGCCCTGGGCGCGGACTTCTTCGTCTGCTCGGGCCACAAGATGTACGGGCCCACCGGCGTGGGCGTCCTTTACGGGCGCGCCGAGTGTTTGGACAGGATGCCGCCCTGGCAGGGCGGCGGCGACATGATCCTCTCCGTCTCGTTTGAAAAGACGGTCTACGCGCGCATCCCGAACAAGTTCGAGGCGGGCACGCCGCCCATCGCCGAGGTCATCGGCCTGGGCGCGGCCGTGGACTACCTCAACGCGCTCGGCATGGAGAACGTGGCGGCCCACGAGCATGACCTGCTCGAATGCGCCCTCGCGGCGCTGCGGGACGTGCCCGGCGTGACCGTCATCGGCAACGCCCGCCACCGCGCGGGGGTGGTGTCCTTCGTGATGGACTGCGCCCACCCGCACGACATCGGCCAGTTGCTGGACGCGGAGGGGGTGGCGGTCCGGGCGGGCCACCACTGCGCCCAGCCGGTCATGCGCCACTACGGCCTGCCCGCGACGGCGCGGGCCTCCTTTGGACTCTACAACACGCGCGCCGAGGTGGACGCCCTGGTCCGGGGCCTCCACAGGGTGCGGGAGATGTTTGCCTGA
- a CDS encoding SUF system NifU family Fe-S cluster assembly protein yields the protein MSDPRAMYEQVILDHNKKPRNYGPMPEADRVIDGYNPLCGDSFKLYLKFDGDTIADVSFDGQGCAVSKASASLMTTVVRGKTRAEAEELFQLFHHMLKSAPDAPLDEEKLGKLRVFSGVREYPVRVKCATLAWHTLHAAIEGTVPDDGPVTTE from the coding sequence ATGAGCGATCCGCGCGCCATGTACGAGCAGGTCATCCTGGACCACAACAAGAAGCCCCGGAACTACGGACCCATGCCCGAAGCGGACAGGGTCATTGACGGGTACAACCCCCTGTGCGGCGACTCGTTCAAGCTCTACCTGAAATTCGACGGCGACACCATCGCCGACGTGAGTTTCGACGGGCAGGGCTGCGCCGTGTCCAAGGCGTCGGCCTCCCTCATGACCACCGTGGTCAGGGGAAAAACCCGCGCCGAGGCCGAGGAGCTGTTCCAGCTTTTCCATCACATGCTGAAGTCCGCGCCGGACGCGCCCCTGGACGAGGAGAAACTGGGGAAACTCCGGGTCTTCTCCGGCGTGCGCGAGTACCCCGTCCGCGTGAAATGCGCCACCCTGGCGTGGCACACCCTGCATGCGGCCATCGAGGGCACCGTCCCCGACGACGGCCCGGTCACCACGGAGTAG
- a CDS encoding pyrimidine/purine nucleoside phosphorylase, with protein MPVPEKFEQVTAVCKANVYFDGKVVSHTILFGDGSRKTLGLIYAGAYNFGTGVPELMEVVAGACRVKLAGGTDWNTYAAGEAFNIPGNSSFDIAVDTGIMEYICSYL; from the coding sequence ATGCCCGTCCCGGAAAAATTCGAGCAAGTCACCGCCGTCTGCAAGGCCAACGTGTATTTTGACGGCAAGGTCGTGAGCCACACCATCCTGTTCGGCGACGGCAGCCGGAAGACCCTCGGCCTCATCTACGCGGGCGCGTACAATTTCGGGACCGGCGTCCCGGAGCTGATGGAGGTCGTCGCGGGGGCCTGCCGCGTGAAACTGGCCGGCGGGACGGACTGGAACACATACGCCGCCGGTGAGGCCTTCAACATTCCCGGCAACTCCTCCTTCGACATCGCCGTGGACACGGGGATTATGGAGTACATCTGCTCCTACCTGTAG
- a CDS encoding ABC transporter ATP-binding protein, with protein sequence MELCIETDGLTKAYGEFRAVDGLGLRVERGSFYGFLGPNGAGKSTTIKMLTGITAPTSGAARVLGLDLARRALEIKRRIGVVPEDLGLFDHLTAREYLVFVGRMHGLPRSVILQRADELLALMGLADPPGTLTMEFSHGMRKKLALSAALIHDPELLFLDEPFEGIDAIASRTIRRVLERLRERGATIFLTSHILEIVERLCTHVGIIQKGRLVCQGPMGEVAAGRSLEEAFVEAAQAPPDTGPGLSWLEAR encoded by the coding sequence ATGGAACTGTGCATCGAGACAGACGGCCTGACGAAGGCCTACGGGGAGTTCCGCGCCGTGGACGGCCTGGGCCTGCGCGTGGAGCGGGGGAGTTTCTACGGGTTTCTGGGCCCCAACGGCGCCGGGAAGTCCACCACCATCAAAATGCTCACGGGCATCACCGCGCCGACTTCCGGCGCGGCGCGGGTGCTGGGCCTGGACCTGGCCCGGCGCGCCCTGGAGATAAAGCGCCGCATCGGCGTGGTGCCCGAGGACCTGGGGCTTTTCGACCATCTGACCGCGCGCGAGTATCTGGTCTTTGTCGGGCGCATGCACGGGCTGCCCCGCAGCGTCATTCTCCAGCGCGCGGACGAGCTGCTCGCGCTGATGGGCCTGGCGGACCCGCCGGGCACCCTCACCATGGAATTCTCCCACGGCATGCGCAAGAAGCTCGCCCTCTCCGCGGCGCTGATTCACGACCCGGAACTCCTCTTCCTCGACGAGCCCTTCGAGGGGATAGACGCCATCGCCTCGCGCACCATCCGCAGGGTGCTCGAGCGGCTCCGCGAGCGGGGCGCGACAATTTTCCTCACGTCGCACATCCTCGAGATAGTGGAGCGGCTCTGCACCCATGTGGGCATCATCCAGAAGGGGCGCCTGGTCTGCCAGGGGCCCATGGGCGAGGTGGCGGCGGGCCGCTCCCTCGAGGAGGCCTTTGTCGAGGCGGCCCAGGCCCCCCCGGACACCGGTCCCGGACTCTCCTGGCTGGAGGCGCGCTGA